The DNA window TGACATTAATGGCACAAGATTATGGCGCTGATGTAAGACTAGTGGCTTTAATGCAATATCTTCGCGTTATTATGGTGTCACTTGCTGCTGGTTTAGTGACTCACTTTTTTATGCCAGTAGATAGTGTCGCTGCAGAGCATCATATTCATCTTTATGAGCCTATTGTTTGGTCTAATTTTATCAACACACTTATCCTTATCGGTGTCAGTGTGGTCGTGAGTAAGTATCTAAAACTGCCATCAGGGCCATTAATTATCGCCATCGTATTGGCAATAACCGTCAATTATATTGGTCTTTTTACTATCTCACTCCCAACGCCATATTTGTTCTTATGCTATGCAATTATTGGTTGGAATATCGGCTCTAAATTTACGGGAGAGGCAACTCGCTATGCGATTAAGATCATGCCTAATATCTGTATTTCGATATTACTTCTGATTGGCTTTTGCTCTTTGTTATCGTTAGCGTTAGTTCGTTACTTTGATATTGACCCGCTGACAGCTTACTTAGCAATGAGCCCTGGCGGCGCTGATTCAATTGCGATCATCGCCTCTTCAACCGCCAATAGTGTCAACGTTTCGTTTGTTATGGCGATGCAAACCTGTCGATTATTCTTTATGTTGATCTTTGGACCGATTCTCGCCACAAAGGCGGCACAGATTGTTGAACATTACCATAAGAGCAATAAGACTCTTGATTAGGTAGGCAAATAAAAAAGCATAGCTTTCGCTATGCTTTTTAAATCTGTTCTGATGTATTAGCTAACCAATGTATTTAGTAACTCGCTGATTTCGTAGTTACTGATTCATTGGCCGACTTTGGTGGCATACCGTACTGATTCGTATAGTCCTTACTATCTAGAACCATAAAATACAGCATAATAAATGGACCAACAAACGGAATTAGACTAAACAAAATATTCCAACCCGATTTATCGATATCATGAAAACGTCTAATCGTTACGGCAATGTTTGGCAATATCATTGCCAACATGTAGAACAAGGATAGAAATGCTATAATGCTGTTCTCGTTGGTAATTACATTTAGAACGAAAAAAACACACAGAGCGATGGCATGAAATAAGCCAAACATCCAATATTCTTTGCGGCGTGCACGCCCGTTGAAATTAAAGCCATTTTTTATAGCCGAAATATACCAATTCATTTTATTATCTCATTAATGGATATTTATATTACTGACGTTATTAGTTGAATATCATTGTGCATTGAAATCACGGCATGAATGCAATTCATAAGATAAATTCAGCCAGTTATCTCTTCTATTAAGCCATATAGAATAAGTAACTTTTACCTTAAGATGCGTGGGGTAATTCCCCTTTATTTAGCTGCTCGTGAACTCGAAATGCATCCTATCAACCTTCCAAATTAAAGCAATCACTCTATTTTGTGCCGTGACTAATTTGGAATATCTGTCTAAGCGAATGCCATTCGACTCGACAGATTCATCAATAAATTGCGACTCACCACAAAATTCTACCCACAGTCTGTAAGCAACCCCATTACTCCATGGTCAGTAACTCGAGCGTAGCCGCAAAATAGCGTTCAGTTACCTCATCAACTGAAATGGG is part of the Vibrio porteresiae DSM 19223 genome and encodes:
- a CDS encoding AbrB family transcriptional regulator, encoding MVYDRDLVYHSGHQTSTIYHFTSAIYIASRIVNRAESYMSLLSTHYLERKKERYWLELAVLSFVISVGMQYFGFPAAFLLGPMFAAILFAQKNRAMQPAKPLIRYCQSTIGVMISLALPMEALSNIAEHWVLFLGGVFSVLVASTVLSGILAYRRIVPGTVAIWGSSPGAAAVMTLMAQDYGADVRLVALMQYLRVIMVSLAAGLVTHFFMPVDSVAAEHHIHLYEPIVWSNFINTLILIGVSVVVSKYLKLPSGPLIIAIVLAITVNYIGLFTISLPTPYLFLCYAIIGWNIGSKFTGEATRYAIKIMPNICISILLLIGFCSLLSLALVRYFDIDPLTAYLAMSPGGADSIAIIASSTANSVNVSFVMAMQTCRLFFMLIFGPILATKAAQIVEHYHKSNKTLD
- a CDS encoding DUF805 domain-containing protein, encoding MNWYISAIKNGFNFNGRARRKEYWMFGLFHAIALCVFFVLNVITNENSIIAFLSLFYMLAMILPNIAVTIRRFHDIDKSGWNILFSLIPFVGPFIMLYFMVLDSKDYTNQYGMPPKSANESVTTKSASY